The genomic window AAAACTTTTCTCATAAGTTTTCAGTCTTGCTTCTTAGTTTCTTGAAAAGGAAACTAGGCATTGCAATACTATAAGCACTTAATTTGGGAGATACTCAACTAAGATTTATTCATATTTGAAGTATTATCAATCAAATAATTATGTATATTATGGAGTATGTAAGGTTTGTAAATCATATCACAGATCACACAACTCATAGCAAACCACCCAATATAGCAAAACTTAAAAGCCTTCAAATGTAAGAAAAGGTAGCGTTGTTAAAAAATTATCAGTAATAGAACTTTTCAATAACTTCATAAGGAGTTTTATTATCTAGTCATTTATGTGGCTTTACAGTGTTATATCGATTTACAAATCTTTTTAAAGACATTTTTCTATGTTCTGATGACTTAAAAACTTCCTTACTGTGCCACATATCGATTAATGTTCTTATAACCCTCTCTGCTTTTCAATTTGTTCTTGGTGTTCTAACTTTTGTAAATTTTTGCTTTATTCAGCTTTTTACACACTCTTTAACAAATTCATGTTTATCATTTCATTTGTACTCAACTCAATTATCTGAGTACACACACTCAATAGTGTAAGGACATTCATCTATTACCTGTCTAAGAAACATAGACGAAGATACTTGTGTCTTATCTTGCATTATAGCTACATAAAGTTCTCTAGAATAGTCGTCTATTCATACAAATAAGTATTCAGACTTTTTGTTTGCTGCTCATCTTATAAGAGGTAGTTTTTTTGTGTCAAAATGCATCATTTCTCAAGGGTAGTTTTTATTGTATCTTCTAGCTTCTTTGTTTTTCTTTTCTATTATCTTAGATTCTATTTTAGCTAATCTAAGTAATCATCGCCTAATGTTTCTAAATCTATTATTGATAGAATTTCTTGGTAAAAACTCTTGAGTTCTTGCTCTCTTTATTATCTTGTATATGGTAGGCAATGATACATTGAACTTAATATGTAAATCCTTAGGCTTCATTCATCTTTTATAGTATTCCCAGACCTCTTTTCTCTGGAGTGGTGTTAGTCTTGTATTTTTATGTATATTCATTACATAGTTTGTTATCAAATAAATAGTATTTTGTATACACATTATTTTTAACAACGCTATATAATCTTACAGTAAACATATTTAAAAAAAATAATGCAATAGATGCCATTAAAATCTTAAAAGAAAAAAATTTCTTGAATATAATAAAATTTTATAACATACAGAATGCTCAAGAACTGGAGAGCCTGTTTGAAAAAGATAATGTAATCAATGTTTTAAAGTTTTTCTTTGAAACAAATCTGGAATGAGTACTTGAATTGTGTGAAGATACAGATGATTTTGAGCAATTTGTTGAAGATGATAATATAATATCATTTTTACAAAAATTTAATAATGATATATTAAACACATCAAGAGTAAACAAACTATTCAAAACACATGAGAATGAAAAATCTAAATATAAAAATTTAGATATGGTATTGTGATTATGCTCAAATATACAAGATCTTGAACTTATTTTTGGTAAAAAAAATATACTTAAAATCTTATCAGAAGCAGAAGTGGATGTTTTTGAATTTGTAATAAAATTATGTGATAATATTGAAGAGTTTATAGATATTGGTGAAGACCTATATTTATATGGTCTTTTAAAAGATGAACCAAGTTGAAGATTCAAAAAATTTATAAACAAGTTTAATATACAAAATTCTGAAGGATTAAAAAATTTTTTGGAAGCTGAAAACTCAGCAAGAATGCTAAGAGATTTTAACCATTATAAAATGGATATACTGATATGAATGTGCTGTACACTTGATGATTTAAAAAGTTTTTATGAAGATGAAAATACTATAAAAGTTATTGATACTATCAAAGAATTAAACATATCTAGTTTAGAATACTTAATGTATTTTTTCAAAATTGAATGCAAAGACGACTTATTAGCTTTTTTTCAAAATGAAAAAACAATACAAGTACTAAAATTTGTCAAAAGAAAAAATCTAGAAAATATTGTAAAGTTGTATAATATTCAAAAGCAAGAAGAACTAGAAAAACTTTTTGAAAAAGAAAATCTTGCTAATCTTGTTAAATTCGCAGAAACATATAGTTTGATTTATATGACAAAACATATCAGTTCAACAGAAGAGTTTGAATGGTTATGTGAAAGTGAAGCTCTAAGAGAGGTTACGAAATATTCTGGAGAAAAAGATTTATTTTATTTGGTTTATATATATAATATTCAAAATGCCATAGATTTTAGAGAATTTTGTGAAAACAATGATATTAGAAACTTCTTGAAAAAATCTAAATATAACAATCTTTATAATGTACTAAAATACTATGGTATCAAAACTCAAAATGATGTTGAGAAGGTTTTTGGAAAAGAAAATATAACAAATGTTTTGTATTCTGCAAAAAAGGAAAACTTAGATTATTTACTACAATTTTGTGATAATTTGGACGAACTCAATGAAATTTGAGGATGCAATCATGTAGTTAGTATTTTAAAATGTCTTACACCAGAACATTTTAGATTGTTGCTTGGGTTGTGTGCAACTATTAAGGATATAGAAAAGTTGTGTCAAAATGAAAATTTAAAGCTATTCCTAGAAAATTATCATTCTCAGTCCAAAATAAACTTAAATCAAGAAAATATAAGCAAACAAAAAATTGTATCTTTTTTGGATAAAAGATTATTAAGAAGTAAACAAAATATAAGATTATTTTTTGATGCATATATCCCTGATTCAGAAAATTTAGAAAAATTACTAATTTATTGTTTAGAAAATAAACAGAAATCATTGTTAAAAATACTTCAACTGCTCAGGGATAAAGAATATTTTTGAGTAGGTCCAAACATAGATAATTTTAAAACTTTGGATGATTTTAGAGATGAAAATCAGGAAATAAAGCAAAGCAAGCTTAGAGAAAATTTTGAAAAAATAGTGAGACTAAATCAGCTAAAAGACAAGCTTGTACAGAAGAAACTGAGGGAGTTTGATAACTTGTTGGCAAATTGAAATATAAAATGACTAGAAAAACTTCTGATGGAAAATCTAATAGAGTATTTTATTAATACATATTACAGGAAAAGAAAAATAAAAATTGCTTCAAACATAAAGAAAGAACTTTGAGAACATATAAGTATTGGTGATATAGACATTGAAAAAATAGATAGGCAAGAGTTTAAGGAAAGTTACAAAATGGCACTTTCTACTCAAATAAATAAAAAACAAATTAATAAACTTCTTATAGATTATTTTAAATGAAAGTTTGATAATTTAGAAGACTGAAAACTTAATCAATATGATACCAAGAGAAATAAAAAATGGCTTAGAAAACATTTGAACAAAAAACAACAAAAAATATGGCTTTCTAGGAATACCAAGATAATAAATGTTCTCTGAGATGAAGACAATCAGGCAGAAAATATAGAAAGTCGTATCGATCATCATTTTGAGGTTGCAATAAGAAAAATCAATGAAATTAACAGCTTGTGATTTGATTTTGAAGTAGAATTTGACTCTTCCTGAAATTTGGTAAATTATTTTAATTCCGAAATAAAGAAATCTAAAAAACAAATAAAAGAAGCTTCTAGTGAGGAAGATTTATTTGATGATTTGGAATTACAAATAAGGGAAATAGAAGAATTGTTTAAATGAAAGAAATCCAAAGAAGCAAATAAGATAATAATTGAAAGAGAACTAGATCCTTTGAACTCATTAATGATGTGAAATCGGGTAGAAGGAAGTTGTCTATCTTTTAATAGGGGTTTGGGAAATTATTATTCGGTGATATCTAATACCATAGATGTAAACAAAGCAGTTTTTTATGTTAAAGATGAAAATTATAATATTTTATGAAGATGCTTGGTAACTATATGAAATGATAATAAAATAAGTAGATATAAAATGTATTATAACTGAAATGTATCTGCTTCTATAGATAATTATTTTGATAAATATATCAAAGAACTATCAGAAAAACTATGATTGCAGCTAAACTGAAGTAGTAGGAGAGTTAAAAAAATAGAGTGTGACAAATGGTATGATGATTGAATTAAAGTGGTTAAAGAAAATTAGAATGGATATACTATTGTTTTTTTGCTACGAAATATATAAATTTGCATAACTTTGAAAACTTCTGTATAGTTTAGTTAGAAATTTTATCTCAACTCAGACATTATGTTGGAACAAACAAAGAACAAGTACAATCTAGATATTCTGATGAATGTTTTAGATAAGAAAGGCTATAAAATATTTACTCAAAAATATATACCAAACATAATTTGAGTCAGAGATATACAAAATATAGATTGCTTTGATGATGTTTTAATACTATTTTATTTTGATGAAAACTCTCAGCCAAGTTATCAAGAATATAGTATAACAACTTTGCCAGGTATGTATTACCTGAAAAATCCTCCAAATACTGAATGAACTGCAGTATTAAAAGAATGACAGTACTTAGATTTATACCGCTTATGAATTCACAAACAAGCAATCTCCAAAAGAATAAATAAAATCTTTTATAAATACTTATTATCGATTTTTTTGAAGCCTTTTGAGAGAAAAATATATTTGTCTAATAGTTTTATGGCCAATAAACTAGAAGAAACTATAAATAATCTTAACTCATCACACAAGGCCTTGATTCAAAATATAGATGAAATCCCTGTATACAGGGAAAATAATAGAAGCTGAGAACTTAAATTTGAAAAAAATTGATTCTGAACAGAAATCAATATTCATAGAGCCTCTTATTTGTGAAAGGCAATAAAAGTCTGAAACTATTCGGCAGGGTGTCAGGTTTTTGCTTCTAGATTGGAATTTGATGATTTTTTGGAAAAAATAGAAAAGTGCACAAAGAAAGCCTGATTGGTCAGTATACCTTATACTTTGATAAATAAAAAGGATTTGTAGATGTTACTAGTAGTTTGAATAGTATTAACTTGAGACTTTTTAAGTAGGTTCTAATAATTTCTTCTAATTAATATAAAAATCAATAGTTTTTATATTGATTTTGTTGGATTTTATGAAAAAAGTACTAAAAAAACAAAGATTATAGTATTTTTAAGGAAACAATTGCATTATTTGTTGAATATATTAATTAGTTATTACATGGTTTTATACCAAACTTTTTTAGTATGCTTTCAAGAGGGCAAAATCATGTAATTCCAAACTGAAAAAGGTTTGCCCCTATAAATATTGTAGCAAAAATCCAATATTCATGATGTAATAATCCTAGTAAAGAAGTTGTCACAATCATTATTCAAGCAATAATTTTAATATAATTATCTGTACACATGCTGTTTCTATTAAGAAAATAAATTTAATATCAAATTAAATTTATTTATATAATTTTAAATACAATTTCTTAGACAAACTATATCTTGTTTATACTAAAAAAATGTATTAAAAAACTATTTGTTTTTTCTGTTTTCCTTGGCTTTTGATATAAGTGGTCTTCAGTTTTTTCATTTTTTATAAAAAGATTTTATTAACTTTTTAGCATCTTCTTGAATAACATTAATAAAACTAAAGTCATTCAACATTCTCAAATCGTTTATATCTTGTTGATCAACTCAAGAAATATCACTTAGGTATTGTATCAGCTCCTTTTTGTCCATTCAACTGTTTTTTCATATAGCAACAAATAGTTTTGCTTCATCATTTGTATTTTGTTGTACTGTCTTTGTATTTGGTTTGGATATGTTTGAATATCTTTTGGTAGAAAACTTTTCTTTGAATGTGATATTTAAAAGAGCAGATATTACAGTTTCTGGTTTATCCAGTTTCAATAATTCATTTGCAAGATCTTTATTGTCTTCAAATTCGTGATTGTCTATAGCAATTCAAACTTTTTCTTTTAGGTTTTCTTTTTGCAGATTTATAATATCTTGTGGAGTAGGTATTTGACACTCTTCGATATTGGTTTTTATCTTTTTTTGTATACTTTTGATTCTTCATATTTCATTTGATTCTACAAAAGTTATTGCAGTTCAAGATTTACCAGCTCTTCAGGTTCTTCAAATTCTATGAGTATAATCTTCTGTGTTTTCAGGTATAGAAAAGTTTATTACATGTGTAAGTCATTTTACATCCAGCCCTCTTGCAGCAACATCTGTAGCAATCAAAGTTTTTACAAATCATTTTTTGAAGCTGGATATTACTTTTTCTCTTTGATTTTGTGATATATCTCAATGTATACAGTCAGCATTGTATCATTTTTGTTTTAATAGTTTGGTAAGCTCATCTACGTCTGCTTTGGTTCTACAAAATACAATTCAGTAAAATTCGTTTTGAATATCAAGTAGTCTATAAAGTAACTCAGGTTTATCTTTTTTTTGTATAGTGTAATAATACTGATTTACAGTATCACTTGTTAGAGTATTGGATTTGATTTTAATAAGTTCGTATTCTTTCATGAAGTTTTCTACTATTTTTATTATAGCATTTGGCATTGTTGCAGAAAAAAGTATTGTTCTTTTTTCTTGAGGAGTTGTTTCAAGTATCTGATAGATATCGTCTATGAATCACATATTTAGCATCTCATCAGCTTCATCCAACACAAAATAATCTATGTTTGAAAAATCCAACACTTTGTTGTCTAAATGATCGATTATTCTTCAAGGTGTACCTACCAAAATATCAATTCAAGATTTGATTTTTCTTTTCTCTTTTATGTATGATTGTCATCAATATATAGTAAAAACACTTAGGTCTCTTTTTCAAACAAACGATTCAAGTTCTTGACCTACTTGTATAGCAAGTTCTCTTGAAGGACAAAGAATTATGGCTTTTATGTGTTTGCTTCTTTTTTCTTGTAGTATCTTTTCTATCAAGGGTAGTCAAAAAGCTGCTGTTTTTCAGCTTCATGTTTGACTTTGTCATACCATATCTTTTTCAGTTTGCATAAGTATAGGGAAAGATTTTTCTTGTATTTTTGAAGGTGATTCAAATCACTTTTTTGCTAAAATATCCAGAGTTTCCTGGCTAAATCAAAATTTTGTAAATTCTGTCATTGTTTTTTGTAATTTATCTAAAAGCACTCTCACAAAAACATTTTTGTAACCAAAAATTTCTAAATTAGGAGAAATTTTGTTTTTGCTATGCTTTTACTCCTTTTGATTGAAAGTTGTTTTGATTACTTCTTGTTTTTGAAAAGAATTAACTCATTATAATGTTTTTTTGAAAAAATGCAATGAAGTTTTAATATTATAATATTGATTTATTGTTTGTTTTGTGTTATAATTGTATATTTATACTGATAATAAATATGATGAAATTTATTTTGATATGAGTAATTTTTGTAGTTTTCTTGTCTTTTTCGGAAGGTAAGGTAGGAGAGTATGTTGAAAAACTAAATATTGATGAGCATTTGCAGTTTGTTGGAAATACTTTCAATGAACAGTGGGGCAATTTGCAAGAATCTATAGATGAATGATCTTTTTGGGCAAAAAGCTCTGAAGAAAAAGAAGAAATGCAAGAAAAAACTTCTTCTTGAGTAGGTGCCTACAATACATTTACAAAGATAGAAAAACAGTTGGCAAAAGAGATTGATTGAATAGATTACGATGATGAGCTTAATATGTACGACCTTATCAAAATGGAAAAAGATATTTCAAAAAAATTGGATTGAATCAGCTTTGATGAAGAGAAAAATATAGAAAATTTTTATCAAATTTTGGATCAAGTTGATGAAAGTTATGATGAAAAATCAATTAATAATCTTGAATCTATCATAGAAGAAGCCATGGATTAATTGCTGGTTTATTTGTATAAAATAGATTTTTTGTTTGAAATTTAATAATATAAAGTGTATTGAATTTGGGATTCAAATTGTTATTAAATAAAATAGTTTTTCATAAGATTTTATAAATTATCAAAAAATTATGTCTAGTATAGAAAAAATAAATTGACATTATCAACCTCCCAAAAAATGATTATCTTTAACTAGCAGAACTTGTGATCTGCTTAGTAGGTCCAATTATATTAGACAACAAGCTACTCACCTTTGTCAAAGGAAAGCTTATCTGGAACAACAGGGGTTGTCTCCAGAGGAAGCACAAATTTGGGAAAAATCAATTTGTGGTTATCAGTTTTTGTTGATGTGAATAAATTATTTTTATTGAGAAAATAGATATGATATATCAAATGTTAATCAAGATAGTCAAAGGTATTATGCTTTTTTTGATTTTTACTGATGACAAGAAAAACAATATCCATTTTTTTCAAAAGAAAACTGATGGTTGCATTATTGACTTTTGCAAATTGCTAGAGAGCAAGGTTTGTATTGATTTTATAAAAGATTTTCAAAAGAAAAAAATCAATTTTTATCTGATCTAACAGGTGCAATAGAAGAAAATTATTTTGTTGGTATGTCGGTGAATTTCCGTGGTAGTTTGGATAAAGATTCAAAATATTCTCATATAGTTGCAGTGATATGATATGATTTGGATAGGTGAATACTGATTTTGAACGATCCATATGCAGTACAACCTTATGAGGTAGATATAAATGCATTTTTAGAAAAATTTAATGGTTCAGTTTTTATGATATCAGAAAAGCCTGATGAAGAATTACTTGTTAGTTCTCCATTTTTAGCAGAAAAAGAAGAATATCCAAATTCTTCTCATACAGTTGTATGAATACATCATGATGAAACATCAGCCTATAAATTTATTGATCTATTAGAGGTTGACAAAGTCAAGTTGACGCAAAATCATGAAAGATCAATTAGGTTCCGTATTAATGATACTTTACTAAGAGTAGACCCCAACAGAATTTTTTCTGATTACTGAGCTTTGAAGTCTGTTCTTACTCTCAATAAGCATATAATTCCATCAAACATACAAGATATTGAACAGTTATGTCAACAAATTTTTTCAAGTAATGAGATGTCAGATGATATCAAAAAGGTTTTGGAGGTGTTGTGAAATATTAGAGAGTATGTATTATCAAAGTTTGATCTTACAAAGCCTTTGGTTTCAATTCATAATAATAGACTTATGAATGTTAAAAAAGATTTTTCAAAGCAGTTTTGTTTTGTGTCAGAGCGTTTCCCATTGAATTGTTTTGTGTTGGTAACAAGTATGGAAGATTTTAATGAGTTGAAATCTTATTGAATAAATGTTGTTTTTCAGTCAAATGTGGAATGAGACTGATCTTTGTCTGATTTTGCAATTCAAAACTGAATTAGGTATTTTAATATAGAAACTTGATACGATAATGAATCATGGCAATATCAAGAGTTTATCTACAATAAAATAAAGGAAATAATCCAAAAAAATCCTTGATAAGGGCTTGAAAATCCTTATAAAATATTATGTTTTTTTAGATATTTTATGAGTATGATAATGCAGTATAGTAATGAGTCTTTGGATAGAATTCAAAAAATAAAAAAACTTCAAAATTCTTGATTGATAGTCTATGCCAACAAATACAATAAAACTTATGATATTTCTTATATCAAAGAAAATGAAAACACTTTTTGAGTTGGTGAAGCAAAAGATCTTATGCAAAGATGAGCTAAAAATAATATAAAAACTGCAGGTAGGATGATAGCATATCACAGTCATGGAAAATTGGCTTTTGCAAAAATACAAGACAATACTTCTACAATTCAAGTATGTTTTGTAAAAGATCAAGTAAAATTTAATACTTGAGAAAGTATTGTAGAAAATTTTGAAGTAGAGTGAGAAGAAAAAACTGCATACAAAATTGCAGAAAAACTTGTAGATACTTGAGACTATATTTGAGTAGAATGAGAACTTTTTTATACAAATCATGGAGAACTTACTATTTTCCTAAATAATTTTCAAATATTATCAAAATCTATAAGACCACTTCCAGAAAAATGGCATTGAATCAAGGATGAAGAGCTGATTTACAGACAAAGATATTTGGATTTGATTGCAAATGATGATAGTTATGAAAAATTTATATTTAGAAGTAACTTTATAAAAGCATTAAGAGATTTTTATCATGAAAAATGATTTATCGAGTTGGAAACACCTGTAATGTGAAATGCAGCAAGTGGTGCAGCTGCTAAACCTTTCATAACTTATCATAACGATTTTGATCAAGAATTTTATCTAAGAATATCGCCTGAAACATCATTGAAAAAAGCAACTGTGGGAAGATTTGAAAAGGTTTTTGAGATATGAAAACAGTTTAGGAATGAGTGAAGTGATCCTTCTCATATTCAAGAATTCACTTCTTTGGAGCATTATGCAGTATACTGGAATTTTGAAGATAATATGAAGTTTACAGAAGAACTTTTTGATTATCTTTTTGAACAGTTGAACTTGCCAAAACAGATTGAAATCAAAGATAAAAGTTGACAACCTCAAAAAGTAGATTTCTCAACTCCTTGGGAAAGGGTAGATTACATCCAATGAATTAAAAATGCATGTGGTATCCAAATAAGTAACTATCAACAAGGTGATGAAGAAAAACTTAGAGAAGACATCAAAAAAGCAGGTGTAGAGTTTGCTGGTATGGATGAGATGTGACTTGCAACTTTAATAGACTATCTTTATAAAAAAGTTTTAAGACCTAGTATAGTTTGACCAGCATTTGTATATAATTATCCAAAAACTATGCAGCCTTTGGCAAGAACTAGTGATAATGATTCTAAAAAGGTTGAACAATTCCAACTGGTAATAAATGGTTGGGAGGTTGTAAAATCATATAGTGAGTTGGTTGATCCAATAGAACAAGCAAATAATTTTGAGGAGCAAGCAAAAGCTGCTGCAAAATGAGATGAAGAAGCTACAGCTTCTGATGATGAGTTTGTGTTGGCTATGGAATATTGAATGCCTCCACAGTCTGGTTGGGGTATGTGAATTGATAGAATATTAGGTTTGATTTTATGAGAAGATAACATTAGGGATGTTGTGCTTTTCCCATTGATGAAATCTTATGGTGAAGACTCTCAACAAAAAGAATAATTGTTTTAAT from Candidatus Absconditicoccus praedator includes these protein-coding regions:
- a CDS encoding integrase core domain-containing protein is translated as MNIHKNTRLTPLQRKEVWEYYKRGMKPKDLHIKFNVSLPTIYKIIKRARTQEFLPRNSINNRFRNIRRGLLRLAKIESKIIEKKNKEARRYNKNYPGEMMHFDTKKLPLIRGAANKKSEYLFVGIDDYSRELYVAIMQDKTQVSSSMFLRQVIDECPYTIECVYSDNGVEYKGNDKHEFVKECVKSGIKQKFTKVRTPRTNGKAERVIRTLIDMWHSKEVFKSSEHRKMSLKRFVNRYNTVKPHKGLDNKTPYEVIEKFYYG
- a CDS encoding DEAD/DEAH box helicase: MTEFTKFGFSQETLDILAKKGFESPSKIQEKSFPILMQTEKDMVGQSQTGSGKTAAFGLPLIEKILQEKRSKHIKAIILCPSRELAIQVGQELESFVGKRDLSVFTIYGGQSYIKEKRKIKSGIDILVGTPGRIIDHLDNKVLDFSNIDYFVLDEADEMLNMGFIDDIYQILETTPQEKRTILFSATMPNAIIKIVENFMKEYELIKIKSNTLTSDTVNQYYYTIQKKDKPELLYRLLDIQNEFYGIVFCRTKADVDELTKLLKQKGYNADCIHGDISQNQREKVISSFKKGFVKTLIATDVAARGLDVKGLTHVINFSIPENTEDYTHRIGRTGRAGKSGTAITFVESNEIGRIKSIQKKIKTNIEECQIPTPQDIINLQKENLKEKVGIAIDNHEFEDNKDLANELLKLDKPETVISALLNITFKEKFSTKRYSNISKPNTKTVQQNTNDEAKLFVAIGKNSGMDKKELIQYLSDISGVDQQDINDLRMLNDFSFINVIQEDAKKLIKSFYKKGKNGRPLISKAKENRKNK
- a CDS encoding C39 family peptidase; its protein translation is MSSIEKINGHYQPPKKGLSLTSRTCDLLSRSNYIRQQATHLCQRKAYLEQQGLSPEEAQIWEKSICGYQFLLMGINYFYGENRYDISNVNQDSQRYYAFFDFYGGQEKQYPFFSKENGWLHYGLLQIAREQGLYGFYKRFSKEKNQFLSDLTGAIEENYFVGMSVNFRGSLDKDSKYSHIVAVIGYDLDRGILILNDPYAVQPYEVDINAFLEKFNGSVFMISEKPDEELLVSSPFLAEKEEYPNSSHTVVGIHHDETSAYKFIDLLEVDKVKLTQNHERSIRFRINDTLLRVDPNRIFSDYGALKSVLTLNKHIIPSNIQDIEQLCQQIFSSNEMSDDIKKVLEVLGNIREYVLSKFDLTKPLVSIHNNRLMNVKKDFSKQFCFVSERFPLNCFVLVTSMEDFNELKSYGINVVFQSNVEGDGSLSDFAIQNGIRYFNIETGYDNESWQYQEFIYNKIKEIIQKNPG
- the lysS gene encoding lysine--tRNA ligase produces the protein MSMIMQYSNESLDRIQKIKKLQNSGLIVYANKYNKTYDISYIKENENTFGVGEAKDLMQRGAKNNIKTAGRMIAYHSHGKLAFAKIQDNTSTIQVCFVKDQVKFNTGESIVENFEVEGEEKTAYKIAEKLVDTGDYIGVEGELFYTNHGELTIFLNNFQILSKSIRPLPEKWHGIKDEELIYRQRYLDLIANDDSYEKFIFRSNFIKALRDFYHEKGFIELETPVMGNAASGAAAKPFITYHNDFDQEFYLRISPETSLKKATVGRFEKVFEIGKQFRNEGSDPSHIQEFTSLEHYAVYWNFEDNMKFTEELFDYLFEQLNLPKQIEIKDKSGQPQKVDFSTPWERVDYIQGIKNACGIQISNYQQGDEEKLREDIKKAGVEFAGMDEMGLATLIDYLYKKVLRPSIVGPAFVYNYPKTMQPLARTSDNDSKKVEQFQLVINGWEVVKSYSELVDPIEQANNFEEQAKAAAKGDEEATASDDEFVLAMEYGMPPQSGWGMGIDRILGLILGEDNIRDVVLFPLMKSYGEDSQQKE